The Ictidomys tridecemlineatus isolate mIctTri1 chromosome 1, mIctTri1.hap1, whole genome shotgun sequence DNA window GGCTTTGGTTTCTGGGCACATAAGAAGGTTACAAAGCCTCAGCCACAAAGAAAGGCTATAAAATTGACCAGACAACAAACAGGTCTTTCCACTTGAATATGTTTATTTAACAGATGACTCCTAAGTAATATGCTATAAAATTAAGATTCAGTGGCTGCATTTCCTCCAAGGGGACTAGGGCACAAATACATGTAGGTGAGGTTTGCAGGGCTGGCACCTGCTGTGCAGAGGGCTGCCTTAAGAGGTGGGGACAGAGGGGGTCCATCTTTTTCACACCCCTGCACATATTCGCTTTGAGGGCAGACATCCCTTCCTGTGTCAATACACATTTGAAATGGACATTCCCAGGTGGCAGGTGACCGGAAGTAAGAGGAGGGGCTTCTGGCAACCTTCTCTTTCGGGATCCGGGAGGTGCTTTTATGAGTGTGTTCAGTCTGTAAGGGGAACACGTAAGCTGGGTGTGCTTTTCTATTGGtatattatacttcaataaaaagtCTTAAAAAGTGTACATTCTCATCACTGCTGTGTTTGTGGTGGGGAAACGATGGACACAGCCCAAAAGTCCATAAGATAAATTATAGTATGTCGACCTGCTGGGCAGCCATGCAGCCATCATGAGATAAGATACAGGAACTGATATGGAAAGATGTGATATGGTgttaagagaaaaaaggaagttcTGGAGCAGATAGTGTGAGCtcatatctgaaaagaacaacagCCAGCTATTGGAGATAGCTTTCAAATACACACAATGTCGATGATTTTTTCTGCAAATTTGTAAGTTTATCAAATACACACAGTGTCAATGATTTTTGtgcaaatttataataaaaactaacCTGCAAGGACCTCATTGGGTTGTTAAGAATGACAATAGGATCGATTTTCAGTTTCTGTGTTAAATACTTCTGTGCCTGTTTTCAATTTGACTTTTTTATGATGAACTTGAATTACTTTAGTGatgagcaaaacaaaaacaaataaaaaacaagcaaaacaacaaGAAACTCCTTCCTCTCATGGCAGCAGATCTGGTGAGTGAATTAGAACTCAGGACTGGACTGGTTTGACTTCTACAGTATCTTCTGACCTGGAAGTTCTGAGAATCTACCAGAAACACTGCAATCTGAGTGAAATTCAGTGGCAGCACTGGAAACAAACATACCTGTAAGATTTTGGAGTAACTGATCACAATGACCAGTCCCGGCACCAGGAAGTTCAAAGTAACAAAAGACACATCCCACGAGATCTCTCCAGGGGTGCTGGGCCAAATCAGTGTGCAGATGGGAATTTCCTAGTTACAAAAGGGAAAAGGACAAGGATCACTGCAGTGCTGGCTTCTTCTTTGGCCTTTAGTTCAGCCCCAGTTGGGGGTTACCTGTCACTACACAGTGTGCCACACAACTGGAAGGCGGTACACCCCAGAATCCTTCTCCCTGACCCCCCTCCCCCAAACATATACACAAAGCACTCGCCTCTGGCCCTCGGGGTAGCCATAATCATCACCTCTGCTCTCCATTAGAGGCACCTGAGCCTCAGGGTTCCAGGCTAATAAGAACTAGGGGCAGTTCCCCATGTGGATCTTTCCACTCCGCTGGCTGAGATGCAAAGGGCTCTCAGGCTTTCTCTTCCAAGCCTaccgttttttaaaaaaaaaagagaaaattgccCTGAGAGCAGAACTGATGTgctacacacaaacacatggaaACAGGATGAGGTCTCAGTGCAGTCATGCTTTGAAAGCTGAAGGCAACAGGATCTATGCCAAGGCACCCAAGTGCATcaaagccaggcttggtggcaggTGTCCTTAAGTCCCAGCTGATTGGGAGTCTGAGTCAGGACAATTCCTGAGCTTGAGCCAAGAATTTGGAGCCAGTCTGaataacatagtgagaccctcttctcaaaaaaagaaacacccacatacataaacacaaaacaaaaccaaaaaatgagTGTGTCAAGCTGCATCAAAAAACCTGGCTGCTAAGAGTAGTGGTGcaggtctgtaattccagtgactcaggaggctgaggcaggaagatctcaagttcaaggccaaactaGGCAACTTATTaaggagacactgtctcaaaaaaaaaaaaaaattaaataaaaaaggctgggatgcagctcagtgatagagtgcttgcccagcatgtgccaggccctggattTGAAACCTGATTCTGCAAAGGAAGGAGTCCGGGAAAGGAGGGCCAGCTACCTCTTACTCCAACAATGCATCTTGAGCCCAGAATTACAGCCTCTAATCCTGTGTGCCACCTTCACAGAGGAACACACTACAGCCCCAAAGCAAATATCAGCCACAATTCTCAGTTCCAGATGGAAAGCCACTGGAGTGTGACGGTTTGTGACCTTGCTTCCATACTGTGATGTGTTGAATTCAAGTGTTCAACTCTAGCTACAAAACTGCAACAGGTGGGAGCCTCACCCAACAGTTACTAAGAGCTGCTGCAACAGTTTCCTCCAACAAAGAAATATGTCAGTGAAAACAGACCAAGGCATTTGTGCCTGTACTTTCCCACCCACAAACTTCCCCGGCCCACTCCACTACAGGAACAAAGCTATTTGGAAAACAAGTCTCCCTAAACCCTTCTAGACATATAgaccagatttttaaaagagtGTGTGCTATGTGAAAAGCCCACATATTAATTTTTTGGTGGACAAGGCATCTGAACCCATGTCCAGGAGAAACAATCAACCGAAGCACCATTAAATCAACTATTCGCTTGACCAATATTTATCGAATGGTATACCCTAGACAAAagcaaagaatttttaatattttccaacatGTATTGTGACGGGTTGTTGATCTCAAAATACGGTCCACTGGTCACTCATTTTCCTACtcaattttaacagaaaataacaaCATCTGCTATTTATTGAACATATCTTCTGCACTGGGAATTGCTTTACATAGATCATCTCATCTAAGGCTTACAACAACCTTATTGAGATGCACATTATTTTTTTGTTCCTATTTCACAGAGGAAGGAACTAAGGTTCAGAAACATCCTCTTCCAACTACAGCCTGAAACGGTAAAGGTGGGGTTGTTTTTAATCATAATACTTTTCCCAAAAAGCTATGTAGTTAGAAGGGACATCAAGGAGTCTATCGAGAAAACTATAAAGCAGGACAAACAGGGAAGAATGTCTTAATCACATTTGCTGTACCTTGAGAAGGGAAGTGTGAGTGTTGCTTCCTTTTCCTGCTTTGTTAAGTGGCTTGCAAATGGACTAGGCATTCTAAAAATTTGCTCCTCTACCCTCACCATCCACACCTGATGGAAGACAGTTTACTAAATCTTCCTGTGTTTTGGTGGTTGGAAAGAAACTTGGGTGACCCTGCTGAATACTGGTAACAAGGTTGTCACTGCTCTTTGGATGATCCTTTCAAACTCCTTATGGCTGGGGGCAGAACAGTAGGTCCCGAAATCATGTGCCTGTGTGAAAGTTGTCAGAATCAAAATGCAGTTGCTTGAGCTGACCCTgaccaaaattaattaattgattaagcTAGGAGATTGTGAAGAAGGGCATCTCATGCACGGATGCCTGATAACAAGAACTGTCGTAATGATTCTACCAAACCACAACCTTACACAAAAATCCCTTGGAGAGTATTGGTTCAGCAACTGTCTGTCCAACCATGAACGGAGGCCACCCCTTATTTATAGATCCTTGTAGCCAAGGATTGCTGTTTCCAAATAACTTATGTAATCctcatttttgcctttaaaaacttCCCCTGGCTTCAACCTCATCGAACATGCACTTAGTTTGCCATAGTCCCCTATTcacatttttcaattttcatgcCCAAAGCCACTATCTTTGGAGAACCTCTCTCCAGCTGTTATTTAGGTCACACCTGCGGGATCCCAGTATTGACGTGTATGTGTGAATAAATGCCTAGACACctctgctcacacacacacaggcagagagaagagactgGGAGGGTCTCAGAAAAGACTAGAATTGGGACTcgtaagttatttttatttttctgttatctaaATCATCCGCAATGTGTCTATATGTTTTTTAtaagagagaaacaaaaggaTAAAAGTTAGTTTTTATGAAAAAAGATGATAGAACATGAAACACACGTCACCATGAGGGCTGAGCCGACCTAACCAACAGAGACAATATGCTCATCCCAGAAAGCTCCCCAATTTCAATAAGGAAGGTGCCCTTTCACCTGTTTGATTTGTGGCTTTCACTCTAGGCAGGAAGTGTGATAAGGGAGTAAGATAAGAACTCTGCACAGCACTCCTCACCCCCATCTGAGCTAAGAGGCAGTAGGATGGGTCTTGCCGGGTGGCCTTGGGCATGAATTTATGTGCTCTTTGGGGGGCATCGTATGGTATTGTTGGTTAATTGCAGGGTCTATgctcatttgaaaataaataaacaaggcaCCATGCCTTGAATTGAATAACTTTAGGACTGTGGAAAAATCCAGACAACAAATGGTTTTCTCCTGCAGTCTGTGATTGATAGAGGAGTTGGGCAGCAGGTCAAATCTGGAAGGTACAGACAAGTGTTAGTATATTCTGGGGTGGTTTTTTTCCTGCATATTTGATACGTTTCctgattttaagaaagaaatatgaaaaccaAAAGTGCTAGGCCTGCCTGCTTACTGATACATGGAAGCGGAATTGGCGGCGGTGTGGCGTCAACAGTAGTGTTAATTGATTTGCTCAACCACTTACTGACTGCAGGCACCGTGCCCAAGCCACTGAAAGGCCACAGTGAGGATGATAGAGCCTCTGTCCCTGCCCTCCAGGAAGCCACAGATACAGTCAGGGAGGAAAAACAAGAaattccaacaacaacaagaaacaaGAAACTCCACCGCAAGACGGGGAGCCAGAACATCCAGAGAACCCCAGAGGCCAGGGGGCAGGTTTCTCAAGAGAGAAATTTCTATGTCCATGAGCACTGTTTCAGCCGGGCAGTGTGGCTTCTGGTCTAGTGGATCAGAAGTCCTCAACTCTAGACTCATGGCTACCTTGAGCACATCTCGGCAGGAGACTTCTCAGGCTTGTTAAGCTTTGAATATCTCACCCCCAAAATGGTTCCACCTCCTGGACATCTCCAATTGGGGCACGCAGCGGCCATCCTCCAGGCTGCCAGAAACAAGAGGACTGGCCTGCTCCTTTCCCACGAAAACAAACCCGCCCCGCCCCCACACACCTCATTCTCACTGGCCACCCTCATGGACCAGCCATCTCTCAGCAGGGGTGTCCCCAGTTCTTCTGCTGGTCCTGCTAACCCGCCGGCACCACCTCTTGCCACCCTAGCCTTCTTTGTGCTCTCTTGCCCCCTTTTGGGATCATTTCCTCTGCCTGTAATGCCCCTCCTGTCCCCCCAGGTCCTTGTCTTGCTCACTTCCTCTCCTCTCCACACCTGGTGGGGACACACTGTCTTTCAGTAGCCTTCACAGATTCTGGGTGTCCAGAGGAGTCCCTTCCAGAGCTTTCGAAACTGTAATAATCACCTGGCTTCCTCTCAAGATGCCCCACTGGAGTGTGCTACAGGGGACAGGAACCATGCTGTCTTATTTAAGGCAGCATCCAAGCACCTAGAAGATGCCTGGTGCCTGACACTGGGTGCTCAGTACAAAGTTACCCGATGTCAGGATTTTCTAAGACTTCCCCAAGGATGGGGACATCCATCTACAGGCGCTGCTCACGTGCCGATTCCTCCTACCACTGGCTGACTTATTGGCAAATGATACCTGGTTCCGACTGTTTCCCATGAAGCTTCTCTGCTGAGTCTTCCTGCAGAACCAGGGAACCCCTTGGTAAATCATCTCCCTGCCCTACCTCTTCTAATACAATGGAAGATTTCAAGGTCATTTTAAGGAATCCTCATTAGACATCTGCTCTTCTAGCAACTTcccaacagaaaagaaagaaaataccaacaTGAGAGCTGGACttactttctttatattttaaaaatattctctagcATTTAGTAACGCAGGCGAGTGAACCGTACTTGTCTCTCTGGGGAAGCCTCACTCCACAGAGACTGATGACAACAGTGGCCTGGTATTAAATCAAGAAGGGAGCCACAGAAGCACCAAGGGCCCTAAAGAAGTGTGAACTCATTGGAGATGACACTAGAGCAACCAGACAGAGCCGGGCTACATTCTAGAACCATCCTTTGCCTGCTGTGACTTTGGGAAGTtcttctttctgaaaataaacataaacaaaagcACAACAGCTGTGGGGTTACCATGGGCTAAAGAATCAAGCTAGGCCATctgagtgctcaataaatgctcaataaatgaggGGCATTTGTGACATTAGGGACAGGGGTCAAAGAGGAGGGTGCACGGTAAATGTTTGTGGAGTGAATGGACAGCACATTCTGGCCAGGGTGGACATCTTCCCCACCTACTGGTGGAGGTCACTGCCCGGCCAGGGCCACGGCACACACTGGCAGGCATCCCTTTGAAACAGGCTGAGCTGGCCTGGCTGAGATGTTAATGTTGCTAAGATCATCTGTCCACCCTCTTAAAATGGCTGCTTATTATTCTACAGCAATCAGAAGAATTATAGTGTTTgaagaatgtttaaaatgtttataccCAAAGATAAGGAAACTTATCATAGCTAGCAATTCTTGAGCACTTAGCTGCAGGGGCGCCAGGtgttggcccatttattgaacaTAAATCCCCATGGCAATCCAATAGGGTTGACAGTGTCTTCATGTCTATTTAAATCAAGGAAAGAGAGACCTAGAGAGGTGGGGCAGCTCCCCCTCTGTCACGCAACTCTGAAGCGGTCCCGGGATAGGATTCAAATTTCAATGAAGTTTTAGAGTCTGGTCACTTTGGACTACTGGACACCCACTACCCAAAGGGACAAAGGTCACCATGTTCCTGTTTTCAGGGATCTGAGGTAAACAGAAAGCTCTAAGGAGCACTGTTTCCACACACTCTTTgagaggaaggagccaggaaGTGCTTGGGGTTACCTGAGTCTGTCAGCACATGGTTTGGGGAGGAAAAATATCCCTCCAATCCTAATCTTCATTTAGTGTCCTGCTGGACAGGATCTGTTAATATGAGAACTGAGAAAAGAGGCTTTTAATAAAAGAGATTTatctctgtccccacccccatttttAAGTGACcgcactccccccaccccactcattCTTTTCAACTTATTTCTTTCAATTGCTGAGCCTATAAAGTGGAATGTTTCCTACATACCCAGGCAAAAACCCTCAAGGAACTGGGGAGTATATCTATTTTATTCCTTggaaagaatacagaaaatacagaaacagaaGCTCCTCCTTACTCTTGGGGCACATTCCAAGACCCCAGTGAGGTGCTCCAAATTATAGATAGTACTGAATCTTCTATctagtagggtttttttttctatacatcaAGTCCCTATGATAATGAGGCACATTAAGAAATTAACCACAAACTAAAACCAAAACATATCAATTATAACAATATGCCctaataaaagataattaaaacttttaatttttttttttgtttatttctggacttttccatttaatgtttttgGACCTTGGTTGTCCACAGGTTATTGAAACCACAAGTAACTAAAACTGTGGAACCCTGGGTAAAAAGGGACTGCTGAATAGTGTAACTCAGAGAGATAAAACTCGAGGAGATTGGGGGGCTGGGAGGGGGCAGCATAACAGACAGGTAGGGGGAAAacaaggaaaatggaaaacagaaggaactgtctcattttttttttccattacaagCCCTCCATGGCACGTCTACTAATTTGAATAGAGATCTGGCATGTAGTTAACTCACCTGGCCCCTTCTGAAGCACTTCTAGCTCATTTCTCTTCCAGTGGCTTTGCCCAAATCCCTCTCCAAAGGTCCTTAAAGCCAAGAAGGTGTTTCttcaataaaacaagaaaaggctTGGTGTGTCCAACCAGGGAGCACAGATCTCCACAGAAGCACTCTGTGGTAAGATGCAGACCATTCTAGAAATGCTGTGGAGGGCTCCTGAACACACATGCCCTACCAGGGGTAGAATACAGGATGGACCATACACAAGAAGGTCCCCATCCATGCAAAGGCCTTGCTCAGTCACTGATGGCCATGTTAGCACACAGGAGTTTTCTCTGGGAGGGGACCAGAGCCTCCTTTCATAGTGCTGTTTGGCAGTAAAGCAGGACTATACCTGAAACAACTGTCAAAGGAAGGGTACAAAATACATATCTAGAAATTTAAGATACCCTTAAAATATCTTCTATTTAGTCTTTAATTCTTtgaacctcatttttttttttaattctttgaaccTGCCTCCTGAGTAAGAGCACTTGATCTCCTGAGACCAATAGCACCCACTAGCTCAGCTAATCCTGGCTCTCCTGGGGCACCTGAGTGGACGTGGCCATAAGCATACACGTTCATTGATCACATGCCATAGGCCTGATTTCCTTCCTGCTAATGAGCCATAATCAAACACTCCAAAATGTATTCCACACACTCACAAATAAACTATTCAGAACAGATTTTttggacacacacacatctgcttgcctagaatgcagcCTCCATCCATtctacccccaccaaaaaaggcTACGTGATTGGTCTGGGAAATCCTCAGGAGGCCACCTTTGTGTTCAGCCTCTGGGCAGGTCACACATTCAGATCTTCCTAGTGGACCAGTGTTCATCTCATCTCCAGAGTCTGAAACTGTCCCGCAGGGGACGTCCCCCTTGCTATTCTCCTCTCTGTTCAGGACTACAGTTTGTTTGTGCCTGGACTGCTCAAAGTGCTCCACTCTCCTTCCTATGGTCTGGTGTGAGAGTTTGCACCCCAAGGCCGGAAAACCAGTGGCCTGGCTAGGGAAAGGGACAGGGTCAAGAACTCAGCCTGGGTCAGATCTTCCTGGAGGCTGAGCCACAGCAACAAATCATGCCTTGAGGTATTGCTGTCACATATAAGTCAGACAGATACCCGTCTCTCTCTGCTAGGTGCTGAGGAGAATGAAACACATCTGGAATACAGCCAGTCAGGCTGCCACCTTCTCCTACTAGACCTGAGGCCCATGGCCCCACCCTGGAATGGGGCAGCAAAGAGAACAAACCTGTGCCCAGAATTCTAGACCATGGGACTCAAGTCACCAAAGCAAGTATTACACTGTCCAGAGAATCATTTCTAGATCATGAACCTCTCCATAAGTGACAACTATGGGCCTGCTATCCCGAACAAACCCCCAACTTCTTGAATACCCTGAAGCTACAGTCCAAGGCTCCCAGGGTAAGATTCTGTGGTCTGCTGTAATCCTTCCATCTTGCTGCTGGAAAAACTGAGGATTCTGAAGAGGAAACCAGAAGCCCTTCGGGGAAAGCCTTGGGTCAGGGGCTCTGGTTTTCCAATGCCCTTTCTCCCTAGCCTCTGCCTTCAGGCTTTCAATACAGGCTCCTAACCCTTACTTTCACAGAAACTTCTGCTCCTTCTCAAACTAAGGATGAGATACTCTGAACAAGTTATTAATCCTATGTGTCTCAGCTTCCACATCTGTCCTGCAAGTGTGATAACTTTAGGGTAACACCAGACCAGAAAGCAAAATTCAATATAATGTGATTAGCCATCTCACATGCATGAAATTCTATCTGACTCCTTAACTCCCCATTATTTAATTAATCTCACAGCACGCCCTTGCATTTTTGCAAGAATTGgggggtaggggctggggatgtggctcaagtggtagcgcgcttgcctagcacgcatgaggcactgggttcgattctcagcactagataaaaataaaatcaaaatattgtgtgcacctaaaactaaaaaataaatatttttaaaaaagagtttggtAGTGCCTTTAAATACATGCATCGCAGGCTGACACAGCCCTGGGCATCGTGTATGACAGTAGTGCAACAAAAAGTCCTGTTGTTAATCATCACCACCCTCGTTCACCCCCTCCGTTCACCCCCTCCGTCGGATacccgcccctcccccagcctgcccGCACAGGGGTCTCGGTGCGCTCACAGGTGCTCACCTGGTCGGCACCCGGGAGCCGCTGCGGGACCACCTGGAAGAAGATGAAGAGCGGCAGCGCGGCAAGAGCGGAGTAGCCCCAGATGAACGCCAGCATCGCAGCCTGTGCCCGCCGCCCCGGGCCGCGCATTCCGCGCTGCAGGCGCACGATACACACCATGCGCTCCAGGCTGACTGCGGCCAGCGTGAGAATGGTGACACTGCCGCTCAGGGTCATCATGTAGAAGAGCAGATGGCAAGCGACGGGGCCCAGCACCCAAGCCTCTGTCCAGCGTACGACTAGCACTAGGGGGATGGAGCTGGTGAAGAGCAGGTCCGCGCAGAAGAGGTTCAGCACCAGGCTGGTGGTGGCCCCTCGGCGCCGTCGGCGCGCAACCAGCACCAGAGCGTACACGTTGCCCAGCAGAGACACCGCAAAGATGAGCGCCAGCACGATTGTCTCCACGGTGCTCAGCACCAGCCGGTGGTCTCTCTTGACatcagagaagaaagggaagcgGGTGCGGTTGGCTTGCTCTAGGCTGCACAGAGGACCGGTGACTGTCGTCTGCGCGAACTCAGGGGACATGCCGCCGGGCACCCGACCTCCAGCAGCGGTCTGCAGGCGAGCGCGCTCATCTGGGAGGTGACTGAGTGCCAAGgcggggaaagagagagggaggtggtTGCGACACCGTCCTCTGGACCCCTCCCGCCAGAGGAGAGCGAGCGTTGGGCGTAGGGAACTGCGTCCCGGACGCACGGGAACGAGGAAGTGCCGGGCCACACCAGCTGGGCTGGGAAGCGGCTGCGGAGGCGGAGGCCTCCAGCTCTGAGGCTGTTTGAAAGCTCCCAAAAGGCCAGAAATTCCCCAGCCCTCGCGGAAAAACCACAGCTTCCTTTAACCTACAGCGATACCAGGTGTGAAGCCAACTATCCTCCCATTTAGCTAAAATTGATTTAAGAATGTCAGAGCTGAACTTTGGATATTGTTTTGGACTGAGTCTTTCAGACTTCACTTAAGAAGCCCCGCTGTTGGAGGTATATCCAAAAACCACTTGTAATGACCCCAAATTTATTGGTAGGGGAGTTGTTTTATCATCACTTAATAATGTGTGACTTCAGATGGATTAATCTCTCTGTACTCCCGTTTTGCAcgtgtaaaatgggaatgataatacTACCATTAAGTTATTGTAAGGCTGTCATAAAGAGTTTAGCACAAAACTCATGCACAGTAATCACTGATTAAATGTTAGTAGTATTAGTtactataattaaaatgcatgTAAAATTTGCATTCTGAATaatgatataaaacattttcttgtaGAAAGGGTGGCCCTTCAAATCTTTGAATAAACTTGACGTGGAAGATATATTCCAAGACTGTCAGGTGCACAAGTAAGCTGTGAAAGTTCCTCAGACACCTAGTATGTGGAGCAGTGGGCAATCCAGTTCTGttacagatgagggaactgaggccCAGCAAGAGTGACTTGTCTAAAGTGGCCCCTGGTCacctgccaggtcacctgctcctgcccccacccccaccatatCATTGCTGTCTAATAGATGAGCTGGTTAGAGAATGTAAAGTGTGCTGTGGACCAAGACCAGTTCCCCTCCTAGAACACTCTCAGCATCTATGACCTCACCCCTCTCCCCTTTGCCATATTCCCTGCCCTCTCCCAGTCGCCATGTCTTGCAGTTATCTCTTTGTGGGGCTGGATGTGTTAGTCTAAAGTGCTGACTGGGGAAGAGGTGTTATTTGTGTGTCTGCATATCACTGTCATGTAGGTCTGAGTTGACAATGTGACTTCTAACCTTAGGAGCAGATTGTATGTCAGTGGGACGTGCTCAGCTTGAACCTTGACTAGGTCCACATTGAAAAGCAGATTGAAATAAAGGAAACTCAGGGCTTTGGCAACTGTCTGATTGAGGTCAAGGGATATTAGTTTTTGTGTGAGGGAAAGATGAACTGGgcagtgagagagacagagatagtgAGCAATAGACAgctattgattgattgtattatcACAGGTTGATTGACATAGAAACAAAGAAGTTTCCCTAGAATAGATAGCCAGGGTGAGGTGTCTGATAGAAAGCCTTCTCTATCATTACACTAGTCAGTATCCTCATGACATGGTGGTTGCCTCCCCTCCAAACAAGTAATAACAGAGAAAGAGCCAGACAGAAGCTGCATCCTTTTTATGACCTAGTCTTTGAAGTCACATGAC harbors:
- the Ffar4 gene encoding free fatty acid receptor 4, with product MSPEFAQTTVTGPLCSLEQANRTRFPFFSDVKRDHRLVLSTVETIVLALIFAVSLLGNVYALVLVARRRRRGATTSLVLNLFCADLLFTSSIPLVLVVRWTEAWVLGPVACHLLFYMMTLSGSVTILTLAAVSLERMVCIVRLQRGMRGPGRRAQAAMLAFIWGYSALAALPLFIFFQVVPQRLPGADQEIPICTLIWPSTPGEISWDVSFVTLNFLVPGLVIVISYSKILQITKASRKRLTMSLAYSESHQIRVSQQDFRLFRTLFLLMVSFFIMWSPIIITILLILIQNFQQDLVIWPSLFFWVVAFTFANSALNPILYNMSLFRNEWRKFFCCFSLPEKGAIFTDTSVRRNDLSVISS